CGCCTTCTCCGCCACGACACTGTCCTCCACTGCCATTTCTGCCAGCAGCGATCGCAACTCGGCCAGTTGCGCCTCGTCGATCTCGGTCGCGGCGACCGCTGCGACTTCGCCTTCGAGCAGGCGCCTGGCCTCGGTGATCTCGAACGCGCCGATGTCGAGCGCTTCATCCACCTCGACGTTCGATGAGGCGAGCACGAAGACGCCGGACCCCTTTCGCGCCTCGACCAGCCCCTGCATTTCGAGGGCGATCATCGCCTCGCGTATGGTCGGGCGACTGACCTTGAACCGTTCGGTAAGGTCGCGCTCCGCCGGAAGGCGCGAGCCGACCGGATAAATACCGTTCGAGATGTCGGTCAGGATCGCCTGCACGATCCTGCGATACAATTTTCCTCCGCGTTCAGCCGCTTGCATTCCGTTCCCCGTTCGTCCGCGAGCGTAATCCCCGCCCGCGCCAGTGCCGTCGACCATCCTACTTCGCGGACAGCCATCTGTCATCCGGACGTGGAAATGCCTGACAGCCTATTGCACGTTGCCCGACCACAACTTACCACGTTGCGCAAAGGAGAGTCGCTTGCCTGGCAGCGTCATGGGTTCTGAAGCGCCGCTGCGGATGGCGGTACGATAGACTTCCCTGCCAATCGAGAACAGAAAACAGGAGAGGAAGCATCATGCACGCGAGGATCGCGTTTCTGGCCGTTGCCGCAGCGCCGCTGATCGCGCTGGCGCCGGCACCGTCTGCAGCTCAGACTCAGGCACCGTGGCGGGACGTCACGCCTCGCGGCGGCTTGACCGGGTGGCACAAGGCCGGCGGGAATGCGGCGTTCGAAGTCACCGGCGGCGAGCTCGTCGGCCGTGCGGCGCAGGGATCGGCCAACAGCTGGCTGGTGTCCGACGACCAATATGGCGACTTCATCCTCGAGTTCGAGGCGAAGACCGACACGGTCCTGAATTCAGGCGTGATGATCCGCGGCCAGAGCAAGCCCGATTATCGCGGCGGCGTGGTCCATGGCTATCAGGCTGAGATCGATCCCTCGCCCCGTGCCTGGAGCGGCGGCATCTATGACGAGCAGCGTCGCCAATGGCTGTACACGCTCGGGCGCAACGACGCCGCGCGGCGCGCCTTCCGCTCCGGCGACTGGAACCACTACCGGGTAGAGGCGATCGGCAACCGCCTGCGCACCTTCGTCAACGGAGTCCCCGCCGCCGATGTCGCCGACGATGTCGATGCGCGCGGCTTCATCGCGTTCCAGGTCCACGCCTTGCCGGATGCGGAAGCCCGGCGGCAGCCGGAAGTGCGGTTCCGCAGGGTGCGGATCATCACCGATACGCCGGCCCGGTTCGCCTCCCCGGCGACGACGCTGGAACAGCAGGGATGGCTGGCCAATCGGCTGACCGAGGTTGAACGCGGCGCCGGCTGGAAACTGCTCTGGGACGGCGAGACGACCGATGGGTGGCGCAGCGCCAAGGCGCCGGGCTTTCCGGACAAGGGCTGGTCGATACGGGAGGGCATCCTGTCGGTGGACGGCGCCGACGGTGCCGAATCGACCAATGGCGGCGACATCATCACCACCCGGGAGTATCGGGATTTCGAGCTGTCGGTGGATTTCCGGCTGACGCCCGGCGCCAACAGCGGGATCAAATATTTCGTCGATCCGGATCTTCTGAAGGGGGACGGCTCGGCGATCGGGCTCGAGTTCCAGCTGCTCGACGACGCCCGCCATCCCGACGCCAAGATGGGCCGCGACGGCAACCGCACGCTCGGTTCGCTCTACGACCTCATCACCGCCCGCAACCTTTCCGATCCTGCCAACCCGAACAAGCGGTTCAACCCGCCCGGCGAGTGGAACCGCGCCGTCGTCGTGGTTCGCGGCCGGCATGTCGAGCATTGGCTGAACGGCTTCAAGGTCGTCGAATACGAACGCGGGTCGCCCGCTTTCCGGGCGCTCGTCGCCGAAAGCAAATATGCCAAATGGCCGAGATTCGGCGAATGGGAAGCCGGGCCGATCCTGCTCCAGGATCACGGCGACCGGGTCGACTTCCGTTCGCTCAAGCTGCGCGAATTGTGAGGAGAGCGGGACCGATGTTCGACCGGCGGACGATGATCAAGGGTGCAGGCGCGGCGCTGGGCATGGCGATCAGCGCGCGCAGCTATGCGCAGATCAAGGGCGCGAACGATCGCCTGCGGGTGGCGGTCGTCGGCGTGAACGGTCGCGGACAGGCGCATATGAGCGCCTTCACCAAGCTTCCCAATGTCGCCGTCACCCATCTCGTCGACGTCGACTCGCGCGTTCTCGCGAAGCGCGCGGGCGAATTCGCCGCCAAAGGACATGCCGCGCCGCAGATCGAGCGCGACTATCGCCGCATGCTCGATCGAAAGTCGGTCGACATCGTCACCGTGGCGACGCCCGATCACTGGCATGCCAAGCTTGCGATCGACGCGATGGAGTCCGGCCGGGACGTCTATCTCGAAAAGCCGATCGGCATGGCGCCCGCGGAGGGCGAGGCGCTGATCGCGGCGCAGCAGCGCACCCGGCGCGTCCTGCAGGTGGGCAATCAGCAGCGGTCGAGCAAGGAAACGCGCGAGCTCGCCGATCTCGTCCGTGCCGGAATGCTCGGCGACGTCTACGAGGCGCAGACCTGGTACGCGAACAACCGGATCTCGATCGGCCGCGGCCAGGGGGTCCCGCCGCCGGCGCATCTCGACTGGAACATGTGGCAGGGGCCGCGCCCGCGGGGTCCCTATCGCTCGAACCTGGTCCATTATAACTGGCACTGGTTCTGGAAGTACGGAACCGGCGAGACCTGCAACAACGCCATGCACGAACTGGATGTGGCGCGTTGGCTGATGGGCCTGACCTATCCAAAGACGGTGTCCGCCCGCGGATCGCGGCGCTTCTACCGCGGCGACGACTGGGAAATGTACGACACGCTCGCGCTCGATCTCGTCTATGCCGATGGCCGCGCGATCCGGTGGGACGGCAACAGCTGCAATGGGATGCCGCGCTACGGCCGCGGCCGCGGCGTCTTGTTCCTGGGCACCAGGGGATCGGCGATCGTCGACCGCAACGGCTTCGAACTGTTCGATCTTGCCGGCAAGCAAATCCGGCAGGTCGCCGCGCCCGCAAGTTCCGAGACCACCGGGACGGTCGGCGAAGGTGCGCTCGACGTCTATCATGCCGGCAATTTCGTCGACGTCATCCGCGGCCGGGCAAGCGCGCTGGCGTCGCCGATCCGCGAGGGCCATATCAGCACCACGCTGTGCCACCTCGGCAACATCGCCTATCGGACCGGCACGGCCTTGACCCTTGACGAAGCGACGGGCCGGCCGTCTAGCCCCGAGGCGATGAAATTGTGGTCGGTCGACTATGAACCCGGCTGGGAGGTGAAGGCCTGACCTCCGCTCCACTCACCACGCATGTCGAACGATTCCTCGCCATGGGCACGCGCATCGAACTGCATCTGTTCGGACCGGCGGAGGACGGTTCGATGATCGAAGCGCGGCGCGCGATCGAGGCCGTCGACGACGCCCTGACCATTCACCGCCCATCGGCGACGACCGCGCTCAACGAAAGCCTCGCGGCCGGCCACCCCGCCGCCGTCGACGACCCATTGCTGTTCGACGCGCTGGTTGAGATCGACGACTTCTACCAGGCGATGGAAGGCCTGTTCGATCCCGCGGCGGATGCCCACACCGGAGCGGCGGGATGGGTCATGGTCGTGTTCGATCGCGAACAGGCCCGCATCCATGCATCGCGGCCCCTCGCGCTCGATTTCGGCGGTTTCGGCAAGGGCTTCGCCCTTGACCGGGCCTGCGACGTCCTGCGGCGGGCGGGCCGCGTCTCGGCGCTGCTGTCGGCGGGCGAGAGCTCGATCGCGGTGATCGGCGAACATCCGCTTGGCGGGCGATGGCCGTTCGCCATTCCGCATCCGCTGCAGCCGGAGCGCGTTCTGTTGAAGCTCGAACTGGCGGATGAAGCGCTGTCGATCTCGTCGACCGTCGGGGAGGGAACCTCTGCGCCCGATCGTGCGCCGATGATCCGCCCCAAGGATGGAACGATCGTCACCGGACGGCGAACGGCGTTGGCCTGCGCGCGCAGCGGCGCCCGCGCGGAGATGATGAGCACGGCCTTGCTCGTCGCCGACGACGATCAGACGAAGCGCTTGCTTGACGCGGAGCCCATGCGCCGTTTTCTTTTTGATTTTACCGGGGAAACCGGGATTCCCGTTTCGCCAGCGGAGACCGAGATACGATGATCGACAAGGATTTTGATCTGACCCGCCGGTCGTTCATCGATCATGTGCTGAAGGCGTCGGCCGGGGCCGGAATGGCGGCCGCGGCGCCTTGGGCTGCCTTTGCCGCGAGCACCGCGCCCGGGCAGAAGGATCGCGTCCGCCTCGGCGTGATCGGCACCGGCGATCGCGGGCGCACGCTGATCCGGAACATCGCCAAGACTCGCAACTGCGCGGTGGCGGCGATCTGCGACGATTATGAGCCGAACTTGACCAAGGGCCGCGCGCTCGTTCCCGCGGGGACGCCCACCTTCACCGATCATCGCGCGATGCTGGATGCCGGGGGGATCGACGCCGTCGTGATCGCGACGCCTCTCCATGTCCACGCGGCGCAGACCCTCGATGCTTTCGATGCCGGGGTGCACGTCTGGTGCGAAAAGGCGATGGCGCGAACGATCGCCGATTGCAGCGCCATGGTGAAGCGCGCGCAGGATCGCCGGAAGGTGCTGCAAATCGGCCATCAGCGGATGTTCAACCCGACCTATCTCAACGCGCTGAAGCGGGTGAAGGCCGGCGAGATCGGGCCCGTTACCCAGATCCGCGCGAGCTGGCACCGCAACAATAGCTGGCGCCGCCCGGTCCCCGCCGGCAGCGATCTGGAGCGGAAGATCAACTGGCGCCTGTACCGCAACAGCTCGGCCGGGCTGATGACCGAGCTCGCCACCCACCAACTTCAGGTCGGCAATTGGTTCCTCGAGGCTCCGCCCACCCGCGTGATCGGATCGGGAAGCATCTGCTTCTGGAAGGACGGGCGCGAGGTCTACGACCAGGTCGCCTTGGTCTTCGATTATGCCGGCGGCCGCAAGCTCGTCTACACGTCGCTGCTCAACAATGCGCGCTACGGCTGCGAGGAGCAGATCCAGGGCAGCAAGGGGACGATCGAGCCCGAACTGGGCCGGATCTATCAGGAGAAGCCGCCCGGCGTCCCTGCGTTGCGCAAGATGGGGGAGGACGTCCAGGCGGGCCGCAAGCGCCCGGTGCCGATCGGCGGCGCAACCTGGTTCCCGGAGCTGCCGGTGACGACGCCGGGCGAGTCGCTGGGCTGGGGCGAATTTGACGAGACGATGCTGCAGTTCGAGGTCTTCGGCGAGGCGGTGCGCAGCGGCGTGCCCGCGCCGGGACTGCTGCGCCAGGCCTATCATGCCAGCGTTGCGTCGCTGATGGGTGAGGAAGCGATGGACAGCGGCCGGCCGGTCGACTGGCCGTCGTTGCTCGTAGAAGTGTAGGCCGGCCCGACCTCGCGACGGCCTTCGGGCGTACCTCCCCTCAAAGGGTGATTTCGCGTCCCTCCAGCGCGCTGCGCATCCCGGCATCGAGCACCTCCATGACCGCGACGGCGGCGGAGGTCGGGACCGGGTTGGCGCCCTCGCCGCGCAATGCGGCGGCCAGCGCCTGCCAGAACAAGCGATAGTCGCCCGGCTCGTTCGCCACCGGCACCGGCGGCGACGGATCGTCCCCGCGCGTGAGCAGGCCGGGAATGGGATCCACGCCCCAATCGGCGCCCTCCGGCGACCGGCCGGCGACGGTCGCCGCTTCCTGTGCGTCGATCCCGTGCTTGATCCAGCTTCCCTGCGTGCCGTGTACCGCGAACCGCAGGCCATGCTGCGCGGCCAGCTTGCTCGAATGAAGGATGGCGCGATGCTCCTCGTAGCGCAGCACGGCGTGGAAATAATCGGGTGCGGGCGCCCCGCCGCGCAGGGTCGCGATGTCGGCGCTGATCGCCAGCGGACGCTCGAACAGCACCAGCGCCTGGTCAACGAGGTGCGGGCCGAGATCCAGCCAGGATCCGCCTTGCCGCGCCTCTTTCCACACGGGCGCAGGGGACGGCCGCCATCGATCGAAATGGCTTTCGAACTGAACGATTGCGCCCAGCGTTCCGGCGTCGATCATCCGGCGAAGCGTCCGGAAATCGGCGTCCCAGCGGCGGTTTTGGAAGGCGGTCACCATGCGGCCCTGGGCCTCGGCGGTCTCCGCAATCCGTCGTGCGTCGGCGAGGGTGGTCGCGAACGGCTTGTCGATCAGCACATGCTTGCCCGCGCCGAGCGCCGCCAGCGCGTGGCCGGCATGCAGGTCGTCCGGACTGCTGACGATCACCAGGTCGATGCCGGGTTCGGCGAGCAGCGCATCGACGCTCGGCACCACGCACATTCCCGGCAGATCGGCGCGAACCTTGGCAGGATCGCGTGAAACCACGGCGCGCAATGTCATGCCGGGCGTGACACGGACGTAGGGCGCATGAAAGGCACGACCGCCAAGCCCATAGCCGATGAGACCCACTCCGATGTCTCGCGTCATGTCTTTCTCCCGGGCGCTTGCTGATAAGCGGGTACTCCCTTGTGGAGGCCTTCGCGTCGGGATCAAGGCACTCCGTGGTCCTATGCACGCTGGGCCACTCACGAACTGAACGGATCGGGCGGCGACAACCCTGGCGAAAGCGACTGTTCGCGGCGATCACCCCGGACGGCCGAAAGTCCCAGGTTCAACTGTCCAGCGGTTCTTAGAAATGCGCGACCAGCGGCGTTTAGGATAGCTGCCCCGCGGGCTTCAACGGCAATCCGAACGCTCCACGGGCGTCGCTCACGGCGTCGCGATCACGGGCGCCACGGCAGCATCATGGGACGCATTCGCATGCTGTACGATCCTGGAGAGCCTCCTTTCATGAAGCGAGAGCGTGATTGCTCGCCGTCACTCTGAGCAAGGTGGCGCCGCCGACTGGGCGGGCGAAGCTGCCGCACCTCGATCGTCCGCCCTCGTGAGCGGCCGCCCACGCACCAGAGGGCTATCCCTCCCCGCGCCATTTGCCTATCGCGCACGCGCCTTCACCCCGGATTTCAAGGACATCGACGTGACCGACCCGGCTTCCCCCGATCGCCAGACCGAAGCCCGCGCGGCGCTCGCGGAGGCGATGGCGCTGCACGAAGCGGGGGATCTGGAAGGCGCCGAGGCCGGCTATCGCTCGGTGCTGGCGCAGAACTATCGGCCGGCCGACGTCCTGCCTCTGCTTGCGGGCCTGCTCGGGCGGCTGTCGCGGCCGGAAGATGCGCTCGTCGCCTGGGATCAGCTGCTCGCGATCGACCCCGATCATGCAGTGGCGCTGCACGAGCAAGGGCTGACCCTGCACTGGCTCGGCCGCACCGCCGAGGCGATCGCGATGCTCGAACGCGCCTGCGCGGTCGATCCGGACAATGCGGTCAAGATCGGCAACCTCGCCGTGGTCCTCGCCGATGCGGGTCGGAGCCTCGAAGCGCTCCGGCATTTCCGCCGCGCGCTTGCGCTGCAGCCGGACAGCCTCCACCTGCGCCACCAGGTGCGGCGGCTGGGATCGGCCTCGGTGCCCTTCTGGCACATTCCGATGATGAACGACGTGCCGCGCAACGATGCGTTCGAGGCTGCGATCAAGGCGGCGATCGACGTTGCCGGCCCGGACGCGCGCGTGCTCGACATCGGCGCCGGCAGCGGCCTGCTGTCGCTGATGGCGGCGCGCGCCGGCGCGCGGCAGGTGGTCGCGTGCGAGATGGAGCCGATGATCGCCGAAATGGCAGAGCGGATCGTCGCCCGGAACGGCTATGCCGAGCGCATCACGGTCCACGCCCGGCCGTCCACCGAGCTCGCCGTCGGCGCCGAGCTCGACAGGCCGGCCGAGATCCTGGTCTCGGAAATCCTCTCCAGCGATCTGCTGACCGAAAAGGTGCTCGACACGTTCGAGGACGCCCATCGGCGCCTGCTCGCGCCCGACGCGATCGTGATCCCGCGCGCGGCCAGTGCAATGGGG
The nucleotide sequence above comes from Sphingosinicella sp. BN140058. Encoded proteins:
- a CDS encoding FadR/GntR family transcriptional regulator, yielding MYRRIVQAILTDISNGIYPVGSRLPAERDLTERFKVSRPTIREAMIALEMQGLVEARKGSGVFVLASSNVEVDEALDIGAFEITEARRLLEGEVAAVAATEIDEAQLAELRSLLAEMAVEDSVVAEKADRRFHIAIAEATGNAVIIAAVTDFWDMRFRSPLAREVLLKAGSLGTENRMAEHGRILRALEARSPVDARNAMRDHLTRVIDHLLDVTETEAVERARAETDQRRRALARRTV
- a CDS encoding DUF1080 domain-containing protein; this encodes MHARIAFLAVAAAPLIALAPAPSAAQTQAPWRDVTPRGGLTGWHKAGGNAAFEVTGGELVGRAAQGSANSWLVSDDQYGDFILEFEAKTDTVLNSGVMIRGQSKPDYRGGVVHGYQAEIDPSPRAWSGGIYDEQRRQWLYTLGRNDAARRAFRSGDWNHYRVEAIGNRLRTFVNGVPAADVADDVDARGFIAFQVHALPDAEARRQPEVRFRRVRIITDTPARFASPATTLEQQGWLANRLTEVERGAGWKLLWDGETTDGWRSAKAPGFPDKGWSIREGILSVDGADGAESTNGGDIITTREYRDFELSVDFRLTPGANSGIKYFVDPDLLKGDGSAIGLEFQLLDDARHPDAKMGRDGNRTLGSLYDLITARNLSDPANPNKRFNPPGEWNRAVVVVRGRHVEHWLNGFKVVEYERGSPAFRALVAESKYAKWPRFGEWEAGPILLQDHGDRVDFRSLKLREL
- a CDS encoding Gfo/Idh/MocA family protein — translated: MFDRRTMIKGAGAALGMAISARSYAQIKGANDRLRVAVVGVNGRGQAHMSAFTKLPNVAVTHLVDVDSRVLAKRAGEFAAKGHAAPQIERDYRRMLDRKSVDIVTVATPDHWHAKLAIDAMESGRDVYLEKPIGMAPAEGEALIAAQQRTRRVLQVGNQQRSSKETRELADLVRAGMLGDVYEAQTWYANNRISIGRGQGVPPPAHLDWNMWQGPRPRGPYRSNLVHYNWHWFWKYGTGETCNNAMHELDVARWLMGLTYPKTVSARGSRRFYRGDDWEMYDTLALDLVYADGRAIRWDGNSCNGMPRYGRGRGVLFLGTRGSAIVDRNGFELFDLAGKQIRQVAAPASSETTGTVGEGALDVYHAGNFVDVIRGRASALASPIREGHISTTLCHLGNIAYRTGTALTLDEATGRPSSPEAMKLWSVDYEPGWEVKA
- a CDS encoding FAD:protein FMN transferase, translated to MGTRIELHLFGPAEDGSMIEARRAIEAVDDALTIHRPSATTALNESLAAGHPAAVDDPLLFDALVEIDDFYQAMEGLFDPAADAHTGAAGWVMVVFDREQARIHASRPLALDFGGFGKGFALDRACDVLRRAGRVSALLSAGESSIAVIGEHPLGGRWPFAIPHPLQPERVLLKLELADEALSISSTVGEGTSAPDRAPMIRPKDGTIVTGRRTALACARSGARAEMMSTALLVADDDQTKRLLDAEPMRRFLFDFTGETGIPVSPAETEIR
- a CDS encoding Gfo/Idh/MocA family protein → MIDKDFDLTRRSFIDHVLKASAGAGMAAAAPWAAFAASTAPGQKDRVRLGVIGTGDRGRTLIRNIAKTRNCAVAAICDDYEPNLTKGRALVPAGTPTFTDHRAMLDAGGIDAVVIATPLHVHAAQTLDAFDAGVHVWCEKAMARTIADCSAMVKRAQDRRKVLQIGHQRMFNPTYLNALKRVKAGEIGPVTQIRASWHRNNSWRRPVPAGSDLERKINWRLYRNSSAGLMTELATHQLQVGNWFLEAPPTRVIGSGSICFWKDGREVYDQVALVFDYAGGRKLVYTSLLNNARYGCEEQIQGSKGTIEPELGRIYQEKPPGVPALRKMGEDVQAGRKRPVPIGGATWFPELPVTTPGESLGWGEFDETMLQFEVFGEAVRSGVPAPGLLRQAYHASVASLMGEEAMDSGRPVDWPSLLVEV
- a CDS encoding oxidoreductase; the encoded protein is MTRDIGVGLIGYGLGGRAFHAPYVRVTPGMTLRAVVSRDPAKVRADLPGMCVVPSVDALLAEPGIDLVIVSSPDDLHAGHALAALGAGKHVLIDKPFATTLADARRIAETAEAQGRMVTAFQNRRWDADFRTLRRMIDAGTLGAIVQFESHFDRWRPSPAPVWKEARQGGSWLDLGPHLVDQALVLFERPLAISADIATLRGGAPAPDYFHAVLRYEEHRAILHSSKLAAQHGLRFAVHGTQGSWIKHGIDAQEAATVAGRSPEGADWGVDPIPGLLTRGDDPSPPVPVANEPGDYRLFWQALAAALRGEGANPVPTSAAVAVMEVLDAGMRSALEGREITL
- a CDS encoding 50S ribosomal protein L11 methyltransferase; translated protein: MTDPASPDRQTEARAALAEAMALHEAGDLEGAEAGYRSVLAQNYRPADVLPLLAGLLGRLSRPEDALVAWDQLLAIDPDHAVALHEQGLTLHWLGRTAEAIAMLERACAVDPDNAVKIGNLAVVLADAGRSLEALRHFRRALALQPDSLHLRHQVRRLGSASVPFWHIPMMNDVPRNDAFEAAIKAAIDVAGPDARVLDIGAGSGLLSLMAARAGARQVVACEMEPMIAEMAERIVARNGYAERITVHARPSTELAVGAELDRPAEILVSEILSSDLLTEKVLDTFEDAHRRLLAPDAIVIPRAASAMGCLVASDNLADYAFVGDVSGFDLSAFTDFAPQRLPIHGTMTAWERLSDDLELVRLDLTRKKHDATLARLPITVTKSGRAIGIVQWMHIDLWPGVTFDNHPDRYSDGGWLQVLHSFPKPIDVTAGETIDIAVGHDRITLILLPLGDQRG